The following are encoded in a window of Paramormyrops kingsleyae isolate MSU_618 chromosome 12, PKINGS_0.4, whole genome shotgun sequence genomic DNA:
- the znf638 gene encoding uncharacterized protein znf638 isoform X3: MLKSNTKVSTQDGVVTTSSSGSGMTSDAAGRFTLFLESCVPVVNSLNFGHPLLFGPASLQLAQIKAQLALQQLNALATGNHAVPALSLLNLLKVTMSHPLYNPRGAPFTGQRPIVSGQYGISSQSAVDIGGARMGPSSIISSIMSQQLGFQMTPHSTPLSQDMKSAIDMHIRGAREEVRLFSQMMQQQKIVDPRIRKEAREEVLTQGTGFSSQRVPGRLDEQSTVDWSIYQAPSKLFSSQVVAQPSPPTQMFQPSGFGATGGGRGSLESQPSVGPTRYTSESASSILASFGLSNEDLEHLSHYPDEQLTPDNLPFILRDIRLQKAKRNLTDVDHARASSAEHISTESRQSKVIDYGHSSKFGYSDENPDSFQLDQHRKESPAYVVESSVNSASFPMVDSKRSQPNTIVGPKKPAMDQRKHSSDAKNIKAAASRDPGPKSMPASSRSAVLSTAHSGRSNLMNFPEGSSGSKSGYGTSKGPWPLSFPSSNSSKRLPTPTMMNDYSAASPRIFPHTCSLCNIECVQIKDWIEHQNTSIHIESCRRLRKQYPDWNVETVSVSRHERNTSRDHRSPTRRTRSPSRSQSWSRSPSPWHYHGRSGSRSRRLRSRSRSRSPRKYRRSRSRSRSPRRALRNSPQVHRRSHTPRRSRSRSYSHPSRRLSPHRSSPRQSTRSSSTEKLAKKLIESSGLSATDNITLEDMMQSLAPALMAELAKRKVSSKKSSSSSWTSKKTESLKHRTVSKSGRSSTARNTSSSDVKSSASQSKNVRVKKKAGPGTACLLRLKGIPFSASHQDLVEAVEPFGKINHAILMKSIKEASVCMEREEDAKALAECRNLKIRGRVIEIYLAKDVAKEQKKPVVKKKEMLASKSSTRAKVPARSLGASVMKKPMKKQEVSKFVVEISGLPESGCTVEDLAKLASPFGIASEVTIAVTKRKALLGLPDVEALEKMVKACKDAPLKIQDHELTVTPAAKPVDLRNVESLFKVLMEIGNPAELAGLADRLLVVSNVPVGSSGTNDVQELVKRFGAVKQALVLNYRIIFEMDSSSTAQAVHARFLKFPCIIQNNPLTFSVITKPAKSTEEVKKKTEVKQSFKPGMKPYDSSKKGSASSRATSGKAKAGKAQASIFGAVKDTPVFARGTAASRGSAATSKTTTTFSSPTTASSVAISTSGTADASEGEVAQGQTIEVPASSISSVALVSSSGGSETVAVSVSNEVETPPITEEWGSEKEPPMEIENQQSVLCDSLKNSTVVRQTEKDQQDQKPMEQSEEALNGDPAPSVKHPDESVITESVEDHTNTVMFDESKQNTEVKQAETTAAEPVLVNTDPLVSSTDSQTIKPECDMITCSVPPDTADLTGVETLDSLPSTAGPLGTVDIASISKPSVPERQPDLAERQPDIAEPQPDIAEPQPDIAEPQLDIVEPQLEPQPSIPVHQPGADSIQPAAGTKTGSPDGQDDKSLDFPPVTPEILRALEKAVQECRMRASLQAKNSYMAASAEKKPRPLAEKSRCSDSPEKDRLSRTKGRAQSDEEHPPVTRRGGSSGSSSGSRKSKYDDSPASKRVKGREDSKHKSYNTRSSKTQGSSKAIESKPIEEPALENFSEDTFPFDLDEFVTVDEVGEEVDMPWPHDHFMHDFQPPTKRRRSQEPTKGQQSLQKPPASSTPRSQAEKKTAASVSKPLKKSGQTAKTKQGKTSAKLTGYKTRSGFTAAAEQDASIETVKLEVVPADAPPEPVSAILECESEVVANYGAAVADKQEDTKEPEQTVCPQDGSFPSASVDDVPQNPLAEQLEAEDQQAVQPAEKFQAELEGEGAEVALVTLDEVSEEEEDFPEDEEELLCLAGGGEDPGALVTVDEVGGDEDPFLQAVRDLQALVTLDEIVEEDGNEEPISERFPFGLDDESGEAFNPEALVTLDETQGDDDEMEEEESKKNTGKTTMQLSSAAELGETESPGAEELRKMNFVTVDEVGEEEEELQSTVQGEEAKNSERAPEVTDVKKEESEALVTEPAPCPATAPPSTQTEEHPAGLAPASTPEGADVPSSESLAKEQRETSGLVKQELVESQHEPRRGAAVKEENEARAELVEEEPAMKKPRSDTLFIKDSKLPPFSPGQPIGLEFVVPKTGFFCKLCSLFYGNEETAKKTHCSSLKHYQNVERYLLKQKIQQSRGPSQESVPQ; encoded by the exons CTTTACATTGTTCTTGGAAAGTTGTGTGCCTGTTGTGAATTCCTTGAACTTCGGCCATCCGCTACTTTTTGGCCCCGCATCTTTGCAGTTGGCCCAAATTAAGGCCCAGTTGGCCCTGCAACAGCTGAATGCGCTTGCCACCGGTAACCACGCTGTGCCTGCATTGTCCTTGTTGAACCTCCTCAAGGTCACCATGTCCCACCCCTTGTACAATCCCCGGGGGGCACCCTTCACTGGCCAGAGGCCCATCGTGTCTGGCCAGTACGGCATCAGCTCACAGTCGGCCGTGGACATTGGGGGTGCACGCATGGGTCCCAGCAGCATTATATCATCAATAATGTCCCAGCAGTTGGGATTCCAGATGACTCCGCACTCAACTCCTCTGTCTCAAGACATGAAGTCTGCCATAGATATGCACATTCGAGGAGCACGGGAGGAGGTTCGTCTGTTTAGCCAGATGATGCAGCAGCAAAAGATTGTAGACCCCCGGATAAGGAAAGAGGCAAGGGAAGAGGTCCTTACCCAAGGCACTGGCTTTTCTTCACAGAGGGTCCCTGGCAGATTGGATGAACAGTCCACTGTGGACTGGTCCATCTATCAGGCCCCCAGCAAGCTCTTCTCCTCACAAGTGGTGGCTCAGCCATCACCCCCCACCCAAATGTTTCAACCATCTGGGTTTGGAGCCACAGGAGGGGGCAGAGGAAGCTTGGAGAGCCAGCCTTCTGTAGGGCCAACTCGCTATACCTCCGAGAGTGCCAGCAGCATCTTGGCGAGCTTTGGACTTTCAAATGAAGATTTGGAGCACCTCAGCCACTACCCAGATGAACAACTCACCCCAGACAATCTCCCTTTCATTTTGCGTGACATCAGACTCCAGAAGGCCAAAAGGAATTTGACTGATGTGGACCATGCTCGAGCAAGTTCAGCTGAACATATCAGCACAGAGTCGCGGCAGAGCAAAGTAATTGATTATGGACATTCAAGCAAATTTGGTTATTCTGACGAGAACCCAGACAGTTTCCAGCTGGATCAGCATCGTAAAGAGTCTCCTGCATATGTTGTGGAGTCTTCGGTAAACAGCGCCTCCTTTCCTATGGTAGACTCCAAGCGGTCTCAGCCGAACACCATAGTGGGCCCAAAGAAACCAGCGATGGACCAGAGGAAGCATTCATCTGATGCGAAGAATATCAAGGCAGCTGCTTCTAGAGACCCAGGTCCAAAATCCATGCCTGCCTCCAGTAGATCGGCGGTACTGTCTACGGCCCACAGTGGCAGATCCAACTTGATGAACTTCCCTGAAGGCAGCAGTGGCTCAAAGTCTGGCTATGGGACTTCCAAAGGGCCTTGGCCCCTGTCATTCCCTTCAAGCAACAGTTCAAAGAGGCTGCCGACACCCACCATGATGAATGATTACTCGGCTGCATCTCCGAGAATCTTTCCTCATACGTGTTCTCTGTGTAACATAGAGTGTGTCCAAATAAAG GACTGGATTGAACATCAGAACACCAGCATCCATATTGAGAGCTGCAGACGTCTGAGGAAACA GTACCCGGACTGGAATGTAGAGACTGTTTCTGTGTCAAG ACATGAGAGGAACACTTCCCGGGATCATCGAAGTCCAACACGACGAACTCGTTCTCCATCTCGCTCCCAGTCGTGGTCTAGGTCGCCAAGTCCTTGGCACTACCATGGCCGGTCTGGGTCACGCAGCCGTAGACTGCGGTCTCGATCCCGGTCCCGAAGCCCTCGGAAGTACCGCCGCTCCAGGAGTCGCAGTCGCTCACCCCGTCGTGCCCTGCGAAATAGCCCCCAGGTCCACCGTCGATCCCACACTCCACGTCGCTCCCGCTCACGTAGCTACAGCCATCCCTCCCGCCGGCTGAGCCCACATCGATCTAGCCCACGTCAGTCGACCCGATCTTCTAGCACAGAGAAACTTGCCAAGAAGCTCATAGAATCCTCAG GATTGTCTGCAACTGACAATATCACTCTGGAGGATATGATGCAGTCCTTGGCCCCGGCCCTCATGGCGGAACTGGCCAAGAGGAAGGTCAGCAGCAAGAAGAGTTCATCATCATCTTGGACATCTAAAAAGACTGAGTCTTTGAAACACCGTACTGTGTCCAAGTCTGGGCGCTCCTCAACTGCCCGAAACACTTCTTCCAGTGATGTGAAGTCAAGTGCGTCTCAATCAAAG AATGTCAGAGTAAAGAAAAAGGCCGGTCCCGGCACTGCCTGTTTACTGCGGCTGAAAGGAATTCCATTTAGCGCTAGCCACCAGGACCTTGTGGAAGCAGTGGAACCATTTGGGAAGATAAACCATGCCATTCTCATGAAGTCCATTAAGGAG gCATCTGTGTGCATGGAAAGAGAGGAAGATGCCAAGGCTCTTGCTGAATGCAGGAACTTAAAGATCCGGGGCAGAGTCATTGAGATTTATCTGGCAAAA GATGTAGCAAAGGAACAGAAGAAACCAGTCGTGAAGAA gAAGGAGATGCTTGCAAGTAAATCATCAACGAGGGCAAAGGTACCTGCCAGAAGCCTGG GTGCAAGTGTGATGAAAAAGCCAATGAAGAAG CAGGAGGTATCGAAGTTCGTGGTGGAGATCTCTGGTCTGCCCGAGAGTGGATGTACTGTGGAGGACCTTGCCAAATTAGCCAGCCCCTTTGGGATTGCCTCTGAGGTCACCATTGCAGTTACTAAAAGAAAG GCCTTATTGGGGCTGCCTGATGTGGAGGCCTTGGAAAAAATGGTGAAGGCCTGCAAAGATGCCCCTCTGAAGATACAGGACCATGAGCTGACAGTTACTCCGGCAGCCAAGCCGGTAGATCTCAGAAACGTG GAGTCCCTGTTCAAAGTATTGATGGAAATCGGGAATCCTGCT GAACTGGCTGGCCTGGCAGACAGGCTGCTTGTGGTCAGCAATGTACCTGTGGGGAGCAGTGGTACCAACGATGTCCAGGAGCTTGTCAAGCGTTTTGGTGCCGTGAAGCAGGCTCTGGTGCTTAACTACAGG ATCATTTTTGAAATGGATTCGAGCTCTACAGCCCAGGCAGTCCACGCCCGTTTCCTGAAGTTCCCCTGTATCATCCAGAACAACCCCCTAACCTTTTCTGTCATCACCAAGCCTGCAAAAAGCACGGAAGAG GTCAAAAAGAAGACTGAAGTTAAGCAGAG CTTTAAACCAGGAATGAAACCATATGACTCTTCAAAAAAAGGTTCTGCGTCCTCCAGAGCTACTTCTGGTAAAGCAAAAGCAGGTAAAGCCCAGGCTAGCATCTTCGGCGCCGTTAAAGACACGCCTGTTTTTGCCCGGGGTACAGCTGCCAGCAGGGGGTCAGCAGCCACCTCCAAGACTACTACTACCTTCTCTTCACCTACTACGGCCAGTTCCGTGGCCATTTCTACCTCTGGTACTGCTGACGCGTCCGAGGGAGAAGTGGCCCAGGGTCAAACTATCGAGGTCCCGGCCAGCAGCATCAGTAGTGTTGCATTAGTGTCAAGCTCCGGCGGTTCTGAGACGGTTGCTGTTTCGGTGTCCAATGAGGTCGAAACGCCCCCTATAACAGAGGAATGGGGCTCTGAGAAAGAACCTCCCATGGAAATCGAAAACCAGCAGAGTGTCCTGTGTGATTCTTTGAAGAACAGCACAGTAGTACGTCAGACAGAGAAGGATCAGCAGGACCAGAAGCCAATGGAGCAAAGCGAGGAAGCCCTTAATGGGGACCCTGCTCCGTCTGTCAAGCATCCAGATGAGTCTGTCATCACTGAGTCAGTGGAGGATCATACCAATACTGTTATGTTTGATGAATCCAAACAGAATACCGAGGTAAAACAAGCTGAAACCACTGCAGCTGAACCTGTTCTGGTCAATACTGATCCACTGGTCTCCAGTACTGATAGTCAGACAATCAAACCAGAATGTGACATGATCACTTGCTCTGTTCCACCCGATACCGCTGACCTTACAGGAGTGGAGACTTTGGACTCCCTGCCGTCCACAGCAGGGCCCTTAGGCACAGTTGACATAGCCAGCATTAGCAAGCCATCTGTCCCTGAGCGCCAGCCCGACCTCGCTGAGCGCCAGCCCGACATCGCTGAACCTCAGCCCGACATCGCTGAACCTCAGCCCGACATCGCTGAACCTCAGCTCGACATCGTTGAACCTCAGCTCGAACCTCAGCCGTCCATCCCTGTGCACCAGCCTGGAGCAGACAGCATCCAGCCTGCTGCTGGCACAAAAACCGGATCCCCTGATGGGCAAGACGACAAGTCATTGGATTTCCCTCCTGTGACGCCCGAGATCCTACGGGCACTGGAGAAAGCGGTGCAGGAATGTCGCATGCGTGCCTCTCTGCAGGCCAAAAACAGTTACATGGCCGCCTCAGCTGAAAAGAAGCCACGGCCTCTTGCAGAGAAGAGCCGTTGCAGTGATTCTCCAGAGAAGGACCGACTCTCCAGGACCAAGGGTCGTGCACAGTCTGATGAAGAGCATCCTCCCGTAACACGGAGGGGTGGTTCGTCTGGGTCATCTTCAGGGTCGCGGAAAAGCAAGTATGACGACAGCCCTGCCTCCAAGAGAGTGAAAGGGCGTGAGGACAGTAAGCACAAG AGTTATAACACCCGCTCTTCAAAGACACAAGGCAGCTCTAAAGCAATAGAGTCGAAACCA ATAGAAGAACCAGCGCTGGAGAACTTCAGTGAGGACACATTTCCCTTTGACCTAGATGAGTTTGTCACTGTAGATGAGGTTGGAGAAGAAGTGGACATGCCGTGGCCCCACGACCATTTCATGCATGACTTTCAGCCACCAACCAAGCGCAGGAGGTCCCAGGAACCAACCAAGGGACAACAGTCACTACAAAAGCCTCCTGCTAGTTCGACTCCCAGAAGCCAAGCTGAGAAAAAAACTGCTGCCTCAGTATCTAAGCCTCTGAAGAAGTCTGGCCAGACTGCTAAAACCAAGCAAGGCAAAACATCTGCAAAATTGACAGGTTACAAAACAAGATCAGGCTTCACAGCAGCTGCAGAGCAAGATGCTTCCATAGAAACTGTCAAGTTAGAGGTGGTGCCAGCAGATGCCCCCCCTGAGCCTGTGTCTGCCATATTAGAGTGTGAGTCTGAGGTGGTGGCAAACTATGGCGCAGCAGTGGCAGATAAGCAGGAAGATACAAAAGAGCCTGAACAAACAGTCTGCCCTCAAGATGGATCTTTCCCTTCCGCCTCTGTGGATGACGTCCCTCAGAACCCCCTTGCTGAGCAGCTTGAAGCAGAAGATCAGCAGGCTGTCCAGCCCGCAGAGAAGTTTCAAGCAGAATTAGAAGGTGAGGGAGCAGAAGTGGCCCTGGTCACACTGGATGAGGTaagtgaggaggaagaggactTCCCAGAGGATGAAGAAGAGCTGCTGTGCCTGGCAGGCGGAGGGGAAGACCCGGGAGCACTGGTGACGGTAGATGAGGTCGGTGGAGATGAAGACCCTTTTCTGCAAGCAGTTCGGGATTTGCAGGCCCTAGTCACACTGGATGAAATAGTAGAGGAAGACGGGAACGAGGAACCCATCAGCGAACGCTTCCCTTTTGGCCTGGATGACGAGTCTGGGGAGGCCTTCAACCCCGAG GCCCTAGTTACCCTGGATGAGACGCagggtgatgatgatgaaatgGAGGAAGAGGAAAGCAAGAAGAACACTGGAAAAACAACAATGCAGCTGTCCAGTGCTGCAG AACTTGGAGAAACTGAGTCGCCAGGAGCTGAGGAGCTGCGCAAGATGAACTTTGTGACCGTTGATGAAGtgggtgaggaggaggaggagctgcagTCCACTGTGCAAGGGGAGGAAG CAAAGAACTCTGAGAGGGCGCCTGAAGTGACTGACGTGAAGAAAGAGGAGTCCGAGGCGCTTGTGACTGAGCCTGCACCTTGCCCTGCCACTGCACCCCCCTCCACTCAGACTGAGGAGCACCCGGCTGGTCTGGCTCCTGCTTCCACACCAGAGGGGGCTGATGTGCCGTCCAGCGAGTCCTTGGCCAAGGAGCAGAGGGAGACATCCGGCTTAGTGAAGCAGGAGCTTGTGGAGAGCCAGCATGAGCCTCGGCGAGGAGCCGCAGTCAAAG AGGAGAACGAGGCCAGAGCTGAGCTGGTCGAGGAGGAGCCTGCTATGAAGAAGCCTCGCTCAGACACTCTATTCATCAAGGACTCCAAGTTGCCCCCGTTCAGTCCAGGCCAACCCATTG GTCTGGAGTTTGTCGTCCCAAAGACTGGATTCTTCTGCAAGCTCTGCTCATTGTTCTATGGCAATGAAGAGACTGCCAAGAAGACCCACTGCAGCAGTCTCAAGCATTATCAGAATGTAGAG